One segment of Falco biarmicus isolate bFalBia1 chromosome 12, bFalBia1.pri, whole genome shotgun sequence DNA contains the following:
- the CCDC85A gene encoding coiled-coil domain-containing protein 85A isoform X5 encodes MAKVAAESCGAAPAEDLSKVSDEELLKWSKEELIRSLRRAEAEKMSAMLDHSNLIREVNRRLQLHLGEIRGLKDINQKLQEDNQELRDLCCFLDDDRQKGKKVSREWQRLGRYSASVMHKEVALYLQKLKELEVRQEEVVKENLELKELCVLLDEEKSGGAGSRSSIDSQISLCQLTATSTYIRDVGDGSSTSSTGSTDSPDHHKHHPSTSPEHLQKARGEGSPEHQKHRSISPEHLQKPRSSGSPDHHLKGPSPEHHKTIVKAPEQQKHSSSSPETIPKHVLSSSPEHFQKQRPGSSPEHQKHSSGSPDHLQKHTPSGSTEHLHKVRGTSPEHLKQHYGGSPEHLKHLSGGSREGTLRRQVTDDLSPHHRSIYNGMNALQPPRPKALQS; translated from the exons ATGGCCAAAGTGGCGGCGGAAAGTTGCGGGGCGGCGCCGGCCGAGGACTTGTCCAAGGTGTCGGACGAGGAGCTGCTCAAGTGGAGCAAGGAGGAGCTGATCCGCAGCCTCCGCCGCGCCGAGGCCGAGAAGATGAGCGCGATGCTGGACCACAGCAACCTCATCCGCGAGGTGAACCGCCGCCTCCAGCTCCACCTCGGCGAAATCCGAGGCTTGAAG gataTCAACCAGAAGCTGCAAGAAGATAACCAGGAACTGAGAGacctttgctgctttctggatgatgacaggcagaaaggcaagaaGGTGTCCCGTGAATGGCAGAGACTGGGCAGATACAGTGCTAGTGTTATGCACAAAGAGGTTGCTTTATACttgcaaaagctgaaagaacTGGAAGTGAGGCAAGAAGAAGTGGTTAAGGAGAACCTGGAGCTGAAGGAATTGTGTGTGTTGCTGGATGAGGAGAAAAGTGGCGGAGCAGGCAGCCGGAGCTCTATTGACAGCCAAATCAGCCTGTGCCAGTTAACTGCGACGAGTACTTACATAAGAGATGTCGGTGATGGGAGTAGTACTTCTAGCACGGGAAGTACAGACAGTCCAGACCACCATAAACATCATCCAAGTACAAGTCCAGAACATCTTCAAAAAGCTCGTGGTGAAGGAAGCCCTGAGCATCAGAAACACAGGAGTATCAGCCCAGAGCACCTGCAGAAGCCTAGGAGTTCTGGCAGTCCTGATCATCACCTGAAAGGACCGAGTCCGGAACATCACAAAACCATTGTCAAAGCACCTGAACaacaaaagcacagcagcagcagtccagAAACTATCCCAAAGCACGTTTTGAGCAGTAGCCCTGaacactttcaaaagcagaggCCTGGTAGTAGCCCTGAGCATCAAAAGCACAGCAGTGGCAGCCCAGATCATCTTCAAAAGCACACGCCGAGTGGAAGTACGGAACATCTCCACAAAGTGAGGGGTACGAGCCCTGAGCATCTCAAACAACACTATGGAGGGAGCCCAGAGCATCTCAAACATCTCAGTGGAGGCAGCAGAGAAGGTACCCTCAGGAGACAAGTAACAGATGACCTGTCACCTCACCACAGAAGTATATACAACGGAATGAATG CTCTCCAACCACCAAGACCAAAGGCTCTGCAGTCTTAA
- the CCDC85A gene encoding coiled-coil domain-containing protein 85A isoform X4, whose amino-acid sequence MAKVAAESCGAAPAEDLSKVSDEELLKWSKEELIRSLRRAEAEKMSAMLDHSNLIREVNRRLQLHLGEIRGLKDINQKLQEDNQELRDLCCFLDDDRQKGKKVSREWQRLGRYSASVMHKEVALYLQKLKELEVRQEEVVKENLELKELCVLLDEEKSGGAGSRSSIDSQISLCQLTATSTYIRDVGDGSSTSSTGSTDSPDHHKHHPSTSPEHLQKARGEGSPEHQKHRSISPEHLQKPRSSGSPDHHLKGPSPEHHKTIVKAPEQQKHSSSSPETIPKHVLSSSPEHFQKQRPGSSPEHQKHSSGSPDHLQKHTPSGSTEHLHKVRGTSPEHLKQHYGGSPEHLKHLSGGSREGTLRRQVTDDLSPHHRSIYNGMNGCVEETWRCCRVVPWH is encoded by the exons ATGGCCAAAGTGGCGGCGGAAAGTTGCGGGGCGGCGCCGGCCGAGGACTTGTCCAAGGTGTCGGACGAGGAGCTGCTCAAGTGGAGCAAGGAGGAGCTGATCCGCAGCCTCCGCCGCGCCGAGGCCGAGAAGATGAGCGCGATGCTGGACCACAGCAACCTCATCCGCGAGGTGAACCGCCGCCTCCAGCTCCACCTCGGCGAAATCCGAGGCTTGAAG gataTCAACCAGAAGCTGCAAGAAGATAACCAGGAACTGAGAGacctttgctgctttctggatgatgacaggcagaaaggcaagaaGGTGTCCCGTGAATGGCAGAGACTGGGCAGATACAGTGCTAGTGTTATGCACAAAGAGGTTGCTTTATACttgcaaaagctgaaagaacTGGAAGTGAGGCAAGAAGAAGTGGTTAAGGAGAACCTGGAGCTGAAGGAATTGTGTGTGTTGCTGGATGAGGAGAAAAGTGGCGGAGCAGGCAGCCGGAGCTCTATTGACAGCCAAATCAGCCTGTGCCAGTTAACTGCGACGAGTACTTACATAAGAGATGTCGGTGATGGGAGTAGTACTTCTAGCACGGGAAGTACAGACAGTCCAGACCACCATAAACATCATCCAAGTACAAGTCCAGAACATCTTCAAAAAGCTCGTGGTGAAGGAAGCCCTGAGCATCAGAAACACAGGAGTATCAGCCCAGAGCACCTGCAGAAGCCTAGGAGTTCTGGCAGTCCTGATCATCACCTGAAAGGACCGAGTCCGGAACATCACAAAACCATTGTCAAAGCACCTGAACaacaaaagcacagcagcagcagtccagAAACTATCCCAAAGCACGTTTTGAGCAGTAGCCCTGaacactttcaaaagcagaggCCTGGTAGTAGCCCTGAGCATCAAAAGCACAGCAGTGGCAGCCCAGATCATCTTCAAAAGCACACGCCGAGTGGAAGTACGGAACATCTCCACAAAGTGAGGGGTACGAGCCCTGAGCATCTCAAACAACACTATGGAGGGAGCCCAGAGCATCTCAAACATCTCAGTGGAGGCAGCAGAGAAGGTACCCTCAGGAGACAAGTAACAGATGACCTGTCACCTCACCACAGAAGTATATACAACGGAATGAATG
- the CCDC85A gene encoding coiled-coil domain-containing protein 85A isoform X3 translates to MAKVAAESCGAAPAEDLSKVSDEELLKWSKEELIRSLRRAEAEKMSAMLDHSNLIREVNRRLQLHLGEIRGLKDINQKLQEDNQELRDLCCFLDDDRQKGKKVSREWQRLGRYSASVMHKEVALYLQKLKELEVRQEEVVKENLELKELCVLLDEEKSGGAGSRSSIDSQISLCQLTATSTYIRDVGDGSSTSSTGSTDSPDHHKHHPSTSPEHLQKARGEGSPEHQKHRSISPEHLQKPRSSGSPDHHLKGPSPEHHKTIVKAPEQQKHSSSSPETIPKHVLSSSPEHFQKQRPGSSPEHQKHSSGSPDHLQKHTPSGSTEHLHKVRGTSPEHLKQHYGGSPEHLKHLSGGSREGTLRRQVTDDLSPHHRSIYNGMNGDLGPFQQGDHLTDANQHDQKAVV, encoded by the exons ATGGCCAAAGTGGCGGCGGAAAGTTGCGGGGCGGCGCCGGCCGAGGACTTGTCCAAGGTGTCGGACGAGGAGCTGCTCAAGTGGAGCAAGGAGGAGCTGATCCGCAGCCTCCGCCGCGCCGAGGCCGAGAAGATGAGCGCGATGCTGGACCACAGCAACCTCATCCGCGAGGTGAACCGCCGCCTCCAGCTCCACCTCGGCGAAATCCGAGGCTTGAAG gataTCAACCAGAAGCTGCAAGAAGATAACCAGGAACTGAGAGacctttgctgctttctggatgatgacaggcagaaaggcaagaaGGTGTCCCGTGAATGGCAGAGACTGGGCAGATACAGTGCTAGTGTTATGCACAAAGAGGTTGCTTTATACttgcaaaagctgaaagaacTGGAAGTGAGGCAAGAAGAAGTGGTTAAGGAGAACCTGGAGCTGAAGGAATTGTGTGTGTTGCTGGATGAGGAGAAAAGTGGCGGAGCAGGCAGCCGGAGCTCTATTGACAGCCAAATCAGCCTGTGCCAGTTAACTGCGACGAGTACTTACATAAGAGATGTCGGTGATGGGAGTAGTACTTCTAGCACGGGAAGTACAGACAGTCCAGACCACCATAAACATCATCCAAGTACAAGTCCAGAACATCTTCAAAAAGCTCGTGGTGAAGGAAGCCCTGAGCATCAGAAACACAGGAGTATCAGCCCAGAGCACCTGCAGAAGCCTAGGAGTTCTGGCAGTCCTGATCATCACCTGAAAGGACCGAGTCCGGAACATCACAAAACCATTGTCAAAGCACCTGAACaacaaaagcacagcagcagcagtccagAAACTATCCCAAAGCACGTTTTGAGCAGTAGCCCTGaacactttcaaaagcagaggCCTGGTAGTAGCCCTGAGCATCAAAAGCACAGCAGTGGCAGCCCAGATCATCTTCAAAAGCACACGCCGAGTGGAAGTACGGAACATCTCCACAAAGTGAGGGGTACGAGCCCTGAGCATCTCAAACAACACTATGGAGGGAGCCCAGAGCATCTCAAACATCTCAGTGGAGGCAGCAGAGAAGGTACCCTCAGGAGACAAGTAACAGATGACCTGTCACCTCACCACAGAAGTATATACAACGGAATGAATG